The following are encoded in a window of Amycolatopsis solani genomic DNA:
- a CDS encoding acyl-CoA dehydrogenase family protein, whose protein sequence is MPVALTDEQAALAEAIHAWSAAHHPRAAVRAAETGIPAGFAGLGLLGVALPAEAGGADGSIADLAAGLAAAAEELVPGPLLGTALGGLLLAGIPAAKELLPALAEGEATLAVLLDAPSLDDGVTGPVPGVDAETWLLVPSGEGHVLLAPGTPGVTVEPLDAFDFSRPLARVRFAGVRADVLTLPPVAPLAATLAAAEAAGVARRCLTVAVEYAKVREQFGKPIGAFQAIKHLCAQMLCRAEAAEALAWDAASGQHPLSVASAAVVALDAAVANAEDCVQILGGIGFTWEHDAHLYLRRAIALRQWLGGTGTWRRRAASLALEGAERTLNVDVGDDPALREEVARIAALPEAGQRAALADAGLLTPHWPAPYGRGAGAAEQLRIDGALAEAGVRRPDLVIGAWAVPTILEHGSDEQRDRFARPTLRGELTWCQLFSEPGAGSDLAALRTAARRVDGGWRLSGQKVWTSLAHEADWGICLARTDPAAPKHKGITYFLVDMRAEGITTRPLREITGDAVFNEVFLDDVFVPDADVVGPPGGGWRLARTTLANERVAIGSGSAVGESVQTLVSTMDASALGDVELDRLGALVADGVAGSVLDLRAALRRLEGQDPGAESSVRKLLGVRHRQDVAAFAVEAAGTGALLADGAAQREYLLTRCLSIAGGTTQVLLSLTAERLLGLPR, encoded by the coding sequence ATGCCGGTCGCGCTCACCGACGAACAGGCCGCGCTGGCCGAGGCGATCCACGCCTGGTCCGCGGCGCACCACCCGCGAGCGGCGGTGCGCGCGGCCGAAACCGGGATACCCGCTGGATTCGCCGGGCTCGGCCTCCTCGGCGTCGCGCTGCCCGCGGAGGCGGGCGGTGCCGACGGCAGTATCGCCGATCTCGCCGCCGGCCTCGCCGCCGCGGCCGAAGAACTGGTGCCGGGGCCGCTGCTCGGCACCGCGCTCGGCGGCCTTCTGCTCGCCGGAATACCCGCCGCGAAAGAGCTGCTCCCGGCGCTGGCCGAGGGGGAAGCGACGCTCGCGGTGCTGCTGGACGCGCCTTCGCTCGACGACGGCGTCACCGGCCCGGTGCCCGGGGTGGACGCCGAAACGTGGCTCCTGGTGCCGTCCGGCGAGGGTCACGTGCTGCTCGCGCCGGGCACGCCGGGTGTCACGGTCGAACCCCTGGACGCGTTCGACTTCTCGCGTCCGCTGGCGCGCGTGCGCTTCGCCGGTGTCCGCGCCGACGTCCTGACCCTGCCGCCGGTCGCTCCCCTCGCGGCGACGCTGGCCGCGGCCGAGGCGGCCGGGGTGGCGCGGCGGTGCCTGACCGTCGCCGTCGAGTACGCCAAGGTCCGCGAGCAGTTCGGCAAGCCGATCGGCGCGTTCCAGGCGATCAAGCACCTCTGCGCCCAGATGCTCTGCCGCGCCGAAGCGGCCGAAGCGCTGGCCTGGGACGCGGCGTCCGGGCAGCACCCGCTGTCGGTGGCGAGCGCGGCCGTCGTCGCCCTCGACGCGGCCGTCGCCAACGCCGAGGACTGCGTCCAGATCCTCGGCGGCATCGGGTTCACCTGGGAGCACGACGCGCACCTGTACCTGCGCCGCGCGATCGCCCTGCGGCAGTGGCTCGGCGGCACGGGGACGTGGCGGCGGCGGGCGGCGTCGCTGGCGCTCGAAGGGGCCGAGCGCACCCTGAACGTCGACGTCGGCGACGATCCCGCACTGCGCGAAGAGGTCGCGCGGATCGCGGCGCTGCCCGAGGCCGGGCAGCGGGCCGCGCTGGCCGACGCCGGGTTGCTGACCCCGCACTGGCCCGCGCCCTACGGCCGGGGTGCCGGCGCCGCGGAGCAGCTGCGGATCGACGGCGCGCTCGCCGAGGCCGGCGTCCGCCGTCCCGACCTGGTGATCGGCGCGTGGGCGGTGCCGACGATCCTCGAACACGGCAGCGACGAGCAGCGCGACCGGTTCGCCCGGCCCACCCTCCGGGGTGAACTGACGTGGTGCCAGCTGTTCAGCGAGCCCGGCGCCGGCTCCGACCTGGCCGCGCTGCGGACGGCCGCGCGGCGCGTCGACGGCGGCTGGCGGCTGTCCGGCCAGAAGGTGTGGACGTCGCTCGCCCACGAAGCCGACTGGGGCATCTGCCTGGCCCGCACCGACCCGGCCGCGCCCAAGCACAAGGGCATCACGTACTTCCTGGTCGACATGCGCGCCGAGGGCATCACCACGCGCCCGCTGCGCGAGATCACCGGCGACGCCGTGTTCAACGAGGTGTTCCTGGACGACGTGTTCGTCCCGGACGCGGACGTGGTCGGCCCGCCGGGCGGCGGCTGGCGGCTGGCGCGCACGACGCTGGCGAATGAGCGGGTGGCCATCGGGAGTGGTTCCGCGGTCGGGGAAAGCGTGCAGACGCTGGTGTCCACAATGGATGCATCGGCGCTCGGCGACGTCGAGCTGGACCGGCTCGGTGCCCTGGTGGCCGACGGGGTCGCGGGCTCGGTGCTGGACCTGCGGGCGGCGTTGCGGCGGCTCGAGGGGCAGGATCCCGGCGCGGAGTCGAGCGTGCGGAAGCTGCTCGGGGTGCGGCACCGGCAGGACGTGGCCGCGTTCGCCGTCGAAGCGGCCGGGACCGGTGCGCTTCTCGCGGACGGCGCGGCGCAGCGCGAGTACCTGCTGACGCGGTGCCTGTCGATCGCGGGCGGGACCACCCAGGTGCTGCTTTCGCTGACGGCCGAACGGCTTCTGGGCTTGCCGCGCTGA
- the kstR gene encoding cholesterol catabolism transcriptional regulator KstR, giving the protein MPGKTKARGNGLSAIGADELGSAAQRDRRRRIIDATLALASKGGYDAVQMRAVAEKADVALGTLYRYFPSKIHLLVSGLAREFERAQEKLERQAIPGETPAERLMFVLGRNTRLMQRDPHLTEAMVRAFMFADTSAAAEVEQVGLLMENMFAKAMGIDEPTEADRDIFHVVADVWMANLVAWVTRRASAADVANRLELSVHLLLDK; this is encoded by the coding sequence ATGCCCGGCAAGACCAAGGCGCGCGGCAACGGCCTGAGCGCGATCGGCGCCGACGAGCTCGGCTCGGCCGCGCAGCGCGACCGCCGTCGCCGGATCATCGACGCGACCCTCGCCCTGGCCTCGAAGGGCGGCTACGACGCCGTCCAGATGCGGGCCGTCGCCGAGAAGGCCGACGTCGCGCTCGGCACGCTGTACCGGTACTTCCCGTCGAAGATCCACCTGCTCGTGTCCGGGCTGGCGCGCGAATTCGAGCGCGCGCAGGAGAAGCTCGAGCGCCAGGCCATCCCGGGCGAGACGCCCGCCGAGCGGCTGATGTTCGTGCTCGGCCGCAACACCCGCCTGATGCAGCGCGACCCGCACCTGACCGAAGCCATGGTGCGGGCCTTCATGTTCGCCGACACCTCCGCGGCCGCCGAGGTCGAGCAGGTCGGGCTGCTCATGGAGAACATGTTCGCCAAGGCGATGGGCATCGACGAGCCCACCGAGGCCGACCGCGACATCTTCCACGTCGTCGCCGACGTCTGGATGGCGAACCTGGTGGCCTGGGTGACCCGCCGCGCCTCCGCGGCCGACGTCGCGAACCGCCTCGAACTGTCGGTCCACCTGCTGCTGGACAAGTAG
- a CDS encoding LLM class F420-dependent oxidoreductase, producing the protein MKFGISTFVTDEGIRPDVLGAALEERGFDSLFLAEHSHIPVSRETPYPGGGDLPRVYYRTLDPFLALTAAATATSELLLGTGIALLIQRDLIHTAKEVASLDLISEGRALFGVGVGWNREEMRNHGTDPKTRGALIDEQLAALKEIWTKDEAEFHGEHVDFDPIFSWPKPVQKPHVPIYIGGESEAALNRLAKYGDGWLLRGYTKYQEAQRVRRWLAEQGREDVQFAVFGGPTIPKVIDGFREAGVERYTFLLDTLPEAETLKALDELAEVAAAHR; encoded by the coding sequence ATGAAATTCGGGATCTCGACGTTCGTGACCGACGAGGGCATCCGCCCGGACGTTCTGGGTGCGGCTTTGGAGGAACGCGGCTTCGACTCGCTGTTCCTGGCCGAGCACTCGCACATCCCGGTGAGCCGGGAAACCCCTTACCCGGGCGGGGGAGACCTGCCGCGCGTGTACTACCGCACGCTCGACCCCTTCCTGGCGCTCACCGCCGCGGCCACCGCCACGTCGGAGCTGCTGCTCGGCACCGGGATCGCGCTGCTGATCCAGCGCGACCTGATCCACACCGCCAAGGAGGTCGCGTCGCTGGACCTGATCTCCGAGGGGCGCGCGCTGTTCGGCGTCGGGGTCGGCTGGAACCGCGAGGAGATGCGCAACCACGGCACCGATCCGAAGACGCGCGGCGCGCTCATCGACGAGCAGCTGGCCGCGCTCAAGGAGATCTGGACGAAGGACGAGGCCGAGTTCCACGGCGAGCACGTCGACTTCGACCCGATCTTCAGCTGGCCGAAGCCGGTGCAGAAGCCGCACGTCCCGATCTACATCGGCGGTGAGAGCGAAGCGGCGCTGAACCGCCTCGCCAAGTACGGCGACGGCTGGCTGCTCCGGGGCTACACGAAGTACCAGGAAGCCCAGCGCGTCCGCCGCTGGCTGGCCGAGCAGGGCCGCGAAGACGTCCAGTTCGCGGTCTTCGGCGGCCCGACGATCCCGAAGGTGATCGACGGCTTCCGCGAGGCCGGCGTCGAGCGGTACACGTTCCTGCTGGACACGCTGCCGGAAGCGGAGACGCTCAAGGCGCTCGACGAGCTGGCGGAGGTGGCCGCCGCGCACCGCTGA
- a CDS encoding class I SAM-dependent methyltransferase, producing the protein MDVQDVDFEELYQGATPMGRKMPWDIGAPQPVVVALADAGEFGGDVLDIGCGLGDNSAFLASRGLRVTGLDGAPSAIEQARARAAEKGLDIEFAVADATKLEGYEGRFDTVLDSALYHCLDEDQRRAYLAALTRATRPGARLHLFCFSPSVPDSFPAPYLISEANLRETVGKDWTIEVLEPTLYTTSMTAEELRQSVRVVLDADPEGLTKMETDANGRVLVPVWQLKAVRR; encoded by the coding sequence ATGGACGTACAGGACGTCGACTTCGAAGAGCTCTACCAGGGTGCCACGCCGATGGGCCGCAAGATGCCGTGGGACATCGGCGCGCCGCAGCCCGTGGTCGTCGCGCTGGCCGACGCCGGCGAGTTCGGCGGCGACGTGCTCGACATCGGCTGCGGCCTCGGCGACAACTCCGCGTTCCTCGCCTCGCGAGGCCTGCGCGTGACCGGGCTGGACGGCGCCCCGTCGGCGATCGAGCAGGCCCGCGCCCGCGCCGCCGAGAAGGGGCTCGACATCGAGTTCGCCGTCGCCGACGCGACGAAGCTCGAAGGGTACGAAGGCCGCTTCGACACGGTCCTCGACAGCGCGCTGTACCACTGCCTGGACGAGGACCAGCGCAGGGCGTACCTCGCGGCGCTGACCCGCGCGACCCGCCCGGGCGCGCGCCTGCACCTGTTCTGCTTCTCGCCGTCGGTCCCGGACTCGTTCCCGGCGCCGTACCTGATCAGCGAAGCCAACCTGCGGGAGACGGTCGGGAAGGACTGGACCATCGAGGTTCTCGAGCCGACGCTCTACACGACGTCGATGACGGCGGAGGAGCTGCGGCAGAGCGTCCGGGTGGTGCTGGACGCGGACCCGGAAGGCTTGACGAAGATGGAGACCGACGCGAACGGGCGCGTGCTGGTCCCGGTCTGGCAGCTGAAGGCGGTACGCCGTTAG
- the icmF gene encoding fused isobutyryl-CoA mutase/GTPase IcmF — translation MSSELYRPAHPVRFVTASSLFDGHDASINIMRRILQSQGAEVVHLGHNRSVDEVATAAIAEDVQGVAISAYQGGHVEYFSYLVELLRERGAGHIKVFGGGGGVIVREEIDLLHSRGVARIFSPEDGYEMGLPGMINSMIEACDTDLAAEGPALDKVLSGDVPALSRVITQLAAGRLPGELLDGITEAAAGRTVPVLGITGTGGSGKSSLTDELVRRFRLDQEDKLRIAVLAVDPSRRKGGGALLGDRIRMNCLDGSPVFFRSLATRTTSGEIPAGLRESILACKAAGFDLVIVETPGIGQGDAGIVDFVDNSLYVMTPEFGAASQLEKIDMLDFADVVAINKFERRGAEDARRDVARQLVRNREAFSEGPEDMPVYGTSAAKFNDDGVTALYQHLRGMLGERGLSVSAGTLPRVEGKVSTDASTIIPGNRARYLAEIADSVRGYHAKTEQQVAAVRKRNALALTKTELSKVDASTDALDGLLAAAESDVDGESTKLLERFRELAEEYRQDELVVKIRDKELRTQLWRDTLSGNRIPRVALPRYTEDGELLSFLRREHLPGYFPYTAGVFPFKREGEDPARMFAGEGDAFRTNRRFKLLSADSEAKRLSTAFDSVTLYGHDPDTRPDIYGKVGTSGVSIATVEDMKVLYDGFDLTAPNTSVSMTINGPAPTILAFFLNTAIDQKVDAFRAEHGRDPSDAEAAELRAWTLQNVRGTVQADILKEDQGQNTCIFSTEFSLRMMADIQEWFIEHHLRNFYSVSISGYHIAEAGANPISQLAFTLANGFTYVESYLARGMDVDCFAPNLSFFFSNGMDAEYSVLGRVARRIWAVAMRDRYGANERSQKLKYHVQTSGRSLHAQEMSFNDIRTTLQALCALYDNANSLHTNAFDEAITTPSESSVRRAMAIQMIINKEWGLSKNENPLQGSFVIDELTDLVEEAVLAEFDRISERGGVLGAMETGYQRGKIQDESILYERKKHDGSLPIIGVNTFRNPNAGEDDIEVELARATEDEKKSQLARLSDFQHRHHEEAQQALKALREAATRGGNLFGVLMDAARVCSLGQITEAFFEVGGQYRRNV, via the coding sequence ATGAGCAGTGAGCTGTACCGCCCCGCGCACCCCGTCCGGTTCGTCACGGCGTCGAGTCTCTTCGACGGCCACGACGCGTCGATCAACATCATGCGGCGGATCCTGCAGTCGCAGGGCGCGGAGGTCGTCCACCTCGGCCACAACCGTTCGGTCGACGAGGTGGCCACCGCCGCCATCGCCGAAGACGTCCAGGGCGTGGCGATCTCCGCCTACCAGGGCGGGCACGTCGAGTACTTCTCGTACCTGGTCGAGCTGCTGCGCGAGCGCGGCGCCGGCCACATCAAGGTCTTCGGCGGCGGGGGCGGGGTGATCGTGCGCGAGGAGATCGACCTGCTGCACTCGCGCGGCGTCGCCCGCATCTTCTCGCCGGAAGACGGCTACGAGATGGGCCTGCCGGGCATGATCAACTCGATGATCGAGGCCTGCGACACCGACCTCGCGGCCGAGGGCCCGGCGCTGGACAAGGTGCTCTCCGGGGACGTCCCCGCGCTCTCGCGGGTCATCACCCAGCTGGCGGCCGGGCGGCTGCCCGGCGAGCTGCTCGACGGCATCACCGAGGCCGCGGCCGGCCGGACCGTGCCGGTCCTGGGCATCACCGGCACCGGCGGCTCGGGCAAGTCGTCGCTCACCGACGAGCTGGTCCGCCGCTTCCGCCTCGACCAGGAGGACAAGCTGCGGATCGCGGTGCTCGCGGTCGACCCGTCGCGGCGCAAGGGCGGCGGCGCGCTGCTCGGCGACCGCATCCGGATGAACTGCCTCGACGGCTCTCCGGTGTTCTTCCGCTCGCTGGCCACGCGCACGACGTCGGGGGAGATCCCGGCCGGGCTGCGCGAATCGATCCTGGCCTGCAAGGCCGCCGGGTTCGACCTGGTGATCGTCGAGACGCCGGGCATCGGCCAGGGCGACGCCGGCATCGTCGACTTCGTGGACAACTCGCTGTACGTGATGACGCCGGAGTTCGGCGCCGCGTCGCAGCTGGAGAAGATCGACATGCTCGACTTCGCCGACGTCGTCGCGATCAACAAGTTCGAGCGCCGCGGCGCCGAGGACGCCCGCCGCGACGTCGCGCGCCAGCTGGTGCGCAACCGCGAGGCCTTCTCTGAAGGTCCCGAGGACATGCCGGTGTACGGCACGAGCGCGGCGAAGTTCAACGACGACGGCGTCACGGCGCTGTACCAGCACCTGCGTGGCATGCTGGGCGAGCGCGGGCTGAGCGTCTCGGCGGGCACGCTGCCGCGCGTCGAGGGCAAGGTGTCCACGGACGCCTCGACGATCATCCCCGGCAACCGCGCGCGCTACCTGGCCGAGATCGCCGACTCGGTGCGCGGTTACCACGCGAAGACCGAGCAGCAGGTCGCCGCGGTCCGCAAACGGAACGCGCTGGCGCTGACCAAGACCGAACTGTCCAAGGTGGACGCGTCGACCGACGCGCTGGACGGGCTGCTCGCCGCGGCCGAGTCCGATGTGGACGGCGAATCGACAAAGCTCCTCGAGCGCTTCCGCGAGCTGGCCGAGGAATACCGCCAGGACGAGCTCGTCGTGAAGATCCGCGACAAGGAGCTGCGCACGCAGCTGTGGCGGGACACGTTGTCCGGCAACCGGATCCCGCGCGTCGCGCTGCCGCGGTACACCGAGGACGGCGAGCTGCTGTCGTTCCTGCGCCGCGAGCACCTGCCGGGGTACTTCCCCTACACCGCGGGCGTTTTCCCGTTCAAGCGCGAAGGCGAGGACCCGGCGCGGATGTTCGCCGGCGAGGGCGACGCGTTCCGCACCAACCGCCGGTTCAAGCTGCTCTCGGCCGACTCCGAGGCGAAGCGGCTCTCGACGGCGTTCGACTCCGTGACCCTGTACGGCCACGACCCCGACACGCGCCCCGACATCTACGGCAAGGTCGGCACGTCCGGTGTGTCCATCGCGACGGTCGAGGACATGAAGGTCCTCTACGACGGCTTCGACCTGACCGCGCCGAACACATCGGTGTCGATGACGATCAACGGCCCGGCGCCGACGATCCTGGCCTTCTTCCTCAACACCGCGATCGACCAGAAGGTCGACGCGTTCCGGGCCGAGCACGGCCGCGACCCGTCCGACGCCGAGGCCGCCGAGCTGCGCGCGTGGACGCTCCAGAACGTGCGCGGCACGGTGCAGGCCGACATCCTCAAGGAGGACCAGGGCCAGAACACCTGCATCTTCTCCACCGAGTTCAGCCTCCGGATGATGGCCGACATCCAGGAGTGGTTCATCGAGCACCACCTGCGGAACTTCTACTCGGTCTCGATCTCCGGCTACCACATCGCCGAGGCCGGCGCGAACCCGATCTCGCAGCTGGCCTTCACACTGGCCAACGGCTTCACCTACGTCGAGTCGTACCTCGCCCGCGGCATGGACGTCGACTGCTTCGCGCCGAACCTGTCGTTCTTCTTCTCCAACGGCATGGACGCGGAGTACTCGGTCCTCGGCCGGGTGGCGCGCCGGATCTGGGCGGTGGCGATGCGCGACCGCTACGGCGCGAACGAGCGGTCCCAGAAGCTCAAGTACCACGTCCAGACGTCCGGGCGCTCGCTGCACGCGCAGGAGATGAGCTTCAACGACATCCGCACCACGCTGCAGGCCCTGTGCGCGCTGTACGACAACGCGAACTCGTTGCACACCAACGCGTTCGACGAGGCGATCACGACGCCGTCGGAGTCCTCGGTCCGTCGCGCGATGGCCATCCAGATGATCATCAACAAGGAATGGGGCCTGTCGAAGAACGAGAACCCGCTGCAGGGCTCGTTCGTCATCGACGAGCTGACGGACCTGGTCGAGGAAGCGGTCCTGGCGGAGTTCGACCGCATCTCCGAGCGCGGCGGCGTCCTCGGCGCGATGGAGACCGGCTACCAGCGCGGCAAGATCCAGGACGAGTCGATCCTGTACGAGCGCAAGAAGCACGACGGTTCGTTGCCGATCATCGGCGTCAACACGTTCCGCAACCCGAACGCGGGCGAGGACGACATCGAGGTCGAACTGGCGAGGGCGACGGAGGACGAGAAGAAGTCGCAGCTCGCCCGCCTGTCGGACTTCCAGCACCGCCACCACGAGGAAGCCCAGCAGGCCCTGAAGGCCCTGCGCGAAGCAGCCACCCGCGGCGGCAACCTGTTCGGCGTCCTGATGGACGCGGCGCGGGTGTGTTCGCTGGGTCAGATCACGGAGGCGTTCTTCGAGGTCGGGGGCCAGTACCGGCGGAACGTCTAG
- a CDS encoding ArsR/SmtB family transcription factor: MTIPVDHLSRTFAALADPTRRAILARLSAGEATVNELAEPFPMSLPAVSRHLKVLEQAGLITRGRTRQWRPCRLAAQPLEDVADWVARYRPFWDDGFDRLEEHLRTLRTGSEDA; encoded by the coding sequence ATGACCATTCCGGTAGACCACCTGAGCCGCACGTTCGCGGCCCTCGCCGACCCGACCCGGCGTGCCATCCTCGCCCGGCTGTCGGCGGGCGAAGCGACGGTGAACGAGCTCGCCGAGCCGTTCCCGATGAGCCTGCCCGCCGTTTCGCGACACCTCAAGGTGCTGGAGCAGGCCGGGCTCATCACCCGCGGCCGCACCCGCCAGTGGCGGCCCTGCCGGCTGGCGGCGCAACCCCTGGAAGACGTGGCCGACTGGGTGGCGCGCTACCGCCCGTTCTGGGACGACGGGTTCGACCGCCTCGAAGAGCACCTGCGGACGCTGCGGACCGGGAGCGAGGATGCCTGA
- a CDS encoding SRPBCC family protein, with protein MPELTITRVFDAPRELVFAAWTDPDQLASWLGPHGYTGSAVTLATRPGGAWRACIRSPEGDEHWMHGTYREITAPERLVFTFTWDTEGDLRAETLVTIDFADLDGKTEMTFVQTGFPAVADRDGHHGGWTSSFDDLAGFIHHRGEEDR; from the coding sequence ATGCCTGAGCTCACCATCACCCGGGTCTTCGACGCGCCCCGCGAGCTCGTCTTCGCCGCGTGGACCGATCCCGACCAGCTGGCGAGCTGGCTCGGACCGCACGGCTACACCGGCTCCGCGGTCACCCTGGCGACGCGGCCGGGTGGCGCCTGGCGGGCGTGCATCCGTTCCCCCGAGGGCGACGAGCACTGGATGCACGGCACCTACCGCGAGATCACCGCCCCCGAGCGGCTCGTGTTCACGTTCACCTGGGACACCGAGGGCGATCTGCGCGCCGAGACCCTCGTGACGATCGACTTCGCCGATCTGGACGGCAAGACGGAGATGACCTTCGTCCAGACCGGCTTCCCGGCCGTCGCCGACCGCGACGGCCACCACGGCGGCTGGACCTCCAGCTTCGACGACCTGGCCGGCTTCATCCACCACCGAGGAGAGGAAGACCGATGA
- a CDS encoding DUF899 domain-containing protein has product MTATQHALPEIVSPEEWQAARDALLVKEKEHMKAADHLAAERRRLPMVPFTKPYVFESAEGKKSLLDLFDGRPQLIVYHFMLHPGDEAGCPGCSLLVDNMPHLAHLHDRDVTLQVVAPATLAEIERYKGRMGWDVPFVSAHGSDFTEDCGVGMGFGISVFLRNGDDVYRTYFTSNRGGEMFLASHRYLDVTPWGRQEAWEEESRGDDGPGAWWRRHDEY; this is encoded by the coding sequence ATGACCGCGACCCAGCACGCCCTGCCCGAGATCGTCTCGCCGGAGGAATGGCAGGCCGCGCGCGACGCACTGCTCGTCAAGGAGAAGGAGCACATGAAGGCGGCCGACCACCTCGCCGCCGAACGCCGGCGGCTGCCGATGGTGCCGTTCACGAAGCCGTACGTCTTCGAGTCGGCCGAAGGCAAGAAGAGCCTGCTGGACCTGTTCGACGGACGGCCGCAGCTGATCGTCTACCACTTCATGCTGCACCCGGGCGACGAAGCGGGCTGCCCCGGCTGCTCGCTCCTCGTCGACAACATGCCGCACCTGGCCCACCTGCACGACCGGGACGTCACGCTCCAGGTCGTCGCGCCGGCGACGCTCGCCGAAATCGAGCGGTACAAGGGCCGGATGGGCTGGGACGTGCCGTTCGTGTCCGCGCACGGCAGCGACTTCACCGAGGACTGCGGCGTCGGCATGGGCTTCGGGATCAGCGTGTTCCTGCGCAACGGCGACGACGTCTATCGGACGTACTTCACCAGCAACCGCGGCGGCGAGATGTTCCTCGCCTCGCACCGGTACCTCGACGTCACGCCGTGGGGCCGCCAGGAGGCGTGGGAAGAGGAGAGCCGGGGCGACGACGGTCCCGGCGCCTGGTGGCGCCGCCACGACGAGTACTGA
- a CDS encoding GTP-binding protein: protein MDSVGYKAPRDTAPPTMTSAKIVVAGGFGAGKTTFVGSVSEIVPLTTEAMMTDASVGVDNLDHTPGKSTTTVAMDFGRVSLDADLILYLFGTPGQQRFWFMWDDLVRGAIGAVVLADTRRLADSFAPIDFFEDRGLPYIVGVNTFDGVLEHDINDVREALSIDPNIPIVRCDARDRESTKQTLITLVEYAMRQWIALRAANAR, encoded by the coding sequence GTGGACTCCGTCGGCTATAAGGCACCGCGGGACACCGCGCCCCCGACCATGACATCCGCCAAGATCGTGGTGGCTGGTGGGTTCGGTGCGGGGAAGACGACCTTCGTCGGGTCGGTGTCGGAGATCGTGCCGCTGACCACCGAGGCGATGATGACCGACGCCAGCGTCGGCGTCGACAACCTCGACCACACGCCGGGCAAGTCGACGACGACGGTGGCGATGGACTTCGGCCGCGTGTCCCTGGACGCGGACCTGATCCTCTACCTCTTCGGCACGCCCGGTCAGCAGCGGTTCTGGTTCATGTGGGACGACCTCGTCCGCGGCGCGATCGGCGCGGTGGTGCTCGCCGACACGCGCCGGCTGGCGGACTCGTTCGCCCCGATCGACTTCTTCGAGGACCGGGGACTGCCGTACATCGTCGGCGTCAACACGTTCGACGGCGTGCTGGAGCACGACATCAACGACGTCCGCGAGGCGCTGTCGATCGACCCGAACATCCCGATCGTCCGCTGCGACGCGCGCGACCGCGAGTCGACCAAGCAGACGCTCATCACGCTGGTCGAGTACGCCATGCGGCAGTGGATCGCGCTCCGGGCGGCCAACGCCCGCTGA
- a CDS encoding DUF742 domain-containing protein has translation MSTGSGFNGEPPEGQRPAGRGDDGTFADVLNGFTLDSGRARRKRKKSKESPPPPAAGAHAAAEPPAPAPSADQGDRVTSLVSPPGSTDGDSPRPGGLFDPGPPSGEFVMPAVFEQPPAPEELTAIVRPYALTGGRTRANYALELETLISAKDYAATGGFPEVAAEQIECISIMEECRTPRSVAEIVSALRVPLGVARVLISDAADAGLVTVHKTITGNDGAEAHLVLMERVLSGLRRL, from the coding sequence ATGAGCACGGGGTCCGGATTCAACGGCGAACCACCCGAGGGCCAGCGGCCCGCCGGGCGTGGGGACGACGGCACGTTCGCCGACGTCCTCAACGGGTTCACCCTGGATTCCGGCCGTGCCCGCCGGAAGCGCAAGAAGAGCAAGGAGTCCCCGCCACCCCCGGCCGCCGGTGCGCACGCGGCCGCGGAACCGCCGGCGCCCGCGCCGTCGGCCGACCAAGGAGATCGTGTGACCTCTTTAGTCTCTCCACCCGGCAGTACCGACGGGGACAGCCCGCGACCTGGTGGATTGTTCGACCCGGGGCCGCCCAGTGGCGAGTTCGTGATGCCCGCGGTGTTCGAACAGCCGCCCGCGCCCGAGGAGCTGACGGCCATCGTCCGGCCCTACGCGCTGACGGGCGGCCGCACCCGGGCCAACTATGCCCTGGAGCTGGAGACACTGATCTCCGCGAAGGACTACGCTGCCACCGGTGGCTTCCCCGAAGTGGCCGCGGAGCAGATCGAGTGCATTTCGATCATGGAAGAGTGCCGGACCCCCCGTTCGGTCGCCGAGATCGTGTCGGCCTTGCGGGTGCCTCTTGGCGTGGCCCGGGTGCTGATCAGCGACGCGGCCGACGCAGGGCTGGTCACGGTGCACAAGACGATTACGGGCAATGACGGCGCCGAGGCACATCTGGTGTTGATGGAAAGGGTTTTGAGTGGACTCCGTCGGCTATAA